TTCCGGGTTAGCAGGTATGGCCGGTGTAAGAAATAGCAACAGAGCCTCCAGAGGCCTGACTACAGAGGATCAAACCTTTATACATACAAATATGGATGAGCTTGATGTTGTAAATGGAGGTATCGATAAACTTACACGGGCAATCTTATATGCGGATAAAGAGTATCATCCGGAAGTGATTGCAATTGTCAATGGTTGTGTACCGGGTATTATCGGTGACGATATTGATTCTGTTGTAAGGGAACTGGAGCCTCAGATATCAGCAAGACTTGTACCCGTTCATTGTGAAGGCTTTAAAAGTCGATTTGTTTCCTCCGGATATGATGCAGCAAACCACGGTATCTTAAAATATCTCATTCGTGATCCAAAGGAATATCCTCAGCTTACGGAGGATGCTCAGATTAAATACGATTTTGCAAAAAAATACCGTATAAGTAAGACAGTAAATATCTTCAATGTAGGTTCCAATAGTAATGGTGATGAGGTCGAACTATCCAGGCTGGTAAGTGCGCTGGGGTTAATCCCAAGAGTAGTGCCGTTGAATGCCAGTGTAGATGTTCTTGATCATCTGGGAGAGGCAGCCTTGAATGTAAGTATCTGTGCTACCCATGATGACTATATCTTGGGACATCTGAAGGAACGATATGGAACGGAATATATACTGGATGTTTTACCCATCGGAATTAACTGTACCAACACATGGGTACGTAAGATTGCAGCACATTTTCATTTAGAGAAGGAAGCAGAGAAGCTCATAGAACAGGAGAATAAAGAACTTAAAGAAGCCATTGCACCTTTTGTAGAGATATTAAAGGGTAAGAAGATTTTTGTAGGCGGTGGTGAAACAAGAATTCTGACAACGGCTGATTTCTATCATAGCATCGGAATGGAGTTGGTGGGAGTTAAGGCTCATAACGTAGATCGCTTTGTAGAAAATCTGTTACAGGATATTGATAATCCTGATCTGGTAGTAGAGGTGGCTGCCGGTCAACCTGCAGAAGAGCTGAATGTCTTAAGTCATCTTAAACCAGATATTTACATTGGTCACGTAGGTGCCAACGGATGGGTAACCAAATTGGGAATTCCCAACATTCCGCTCTTTGGAATGAACATTAATTACATGGGGTACTCAGGAGCATTTGAATTAGCCAGAAGGGCAGCAAGAGCCTTGAAGAATACCAACTTCTCCAAGAACATCAGTAGATATATAGGTCACCCTCTGACAGAGGAATGGATGAACCTAGATCCAAAGGATAATATGATTCAGGGTGATTTGTTCTAAAAAATATAAATGCGGAAAGGATGAATATTATGTCATTGAAAGTAGTTGATAATTTAACGGAGTTAATCGGAGATACTCCAATATTACGCCCGCGTAAAATCGAAAAGCTTGCAGGCCTTTCGGAAGAAACAAAGTTATTACTAAAGCTTGAATATTTCAATCCCCTGGGTAGTGTGAAGGATAGAATTGCTATTGCAATGGTGGAGGATGCAGAGAAGCAGGGACTTTTAAATAAGGATTCTGTAATTATCGAGCCTACCAGTGGTAATACAGGTGTTGGTTTAGCCTTTGTTGCAGCAGCAAAGAACTATAAGCTCATACTTACCATGCCGGATACCATGAGTATGGAACGTAGAACCCTTTTATCAGCATTGGGAGCGGAGTTGGTTCTTACTCCAGGAGCAGAAGGTATGAGAGGAGCTGTTCGTAAGGCAGAGGAGCTTCAATACCAGATACCAAATAGTATTATTTTGCAGCAGTTTAATAATCCGGCAAACCCCTCTATCCATTATGTTACCACTGGTGTTGAAATATGGGAAGCAACCGAAGGAAAGGTTGACATTGTGGTTGCAGGTGTGGGAACCGGAGGTACCATTACAGGTGCAGGACGGTATTTGAAAGAAAAAAACCCGGACATTAAAGTGGTTGCAGTGGAACCAGCAGGCTCCCCCGTCCTTTCCGGCGGTGTACCTGGCCCCAATCGAATTCAAGGAATTGGTGCCGGATTTGTACCAAAGGTATTGGATTTGAGCTTAGTAGATGAAATATTTAAGGTTAAGGATGAGCAGGCCTTCGACACCTCACGAACCCTGGCTAGAGAAGAGGGACTTCTGGTCGGCATCTCCTCCGGTGCCGCAGCCTATGCAGCGGCTCAGATCGCTCGTAGAAGTGAAAATAATGGTAAAGTGATAGTAGCGATCTTACCGGATACAGGGGAACGATATCTGTCTACGGCATTGTTTTCCGACTCTAACATTGAAAAGAGTAGATACTGGTACAGCATCCGATAGATTAGGAGAAGAATATGTCGTATAGAATAGCAATCGGAACCATTGATGGCGTTGAGGTTACTGAGCACTTTGGCCAGGGTAAGAGCTTTCAGATTCTCGAAATCGATCAGCAGTCAGACGAGATTAGGCTTCTGGGAAGCATTGAAGTGGTACATTCCGAGCATTGCGGTTCCGGTCATGATGAGAATCTGATACAGGAGAAAATACAGGCTTTCTTGGATTGGAATGTGATAGCAGTTATTGTGAAACAGATAGGGCCAAGATCGGAAAGAATGGTGACAAAGAATGGAATCGAGGTATTGGTATTTTCAGGGAAGATAGCGGATGGCTTGGATAAAATTAAAAAGTTTTATAAAAGACGAATTTTTTGAACTATTGGGTGTTATAAGTCAGATTAAGGCAGCGAAATAAATACTGGCACATATATACCCTAATCAGTATTTCTAAGTAAGGAATGAGGTATCATGAGGATTGCAGTGGCAAGCAGCGATGGAATTGTAATAAATACACATTTTGGAAGAGCAAATACTTTTTACATCTATGAAAGTCTGGGAGGGGTAATCCGCTTCATGGAAAAACGATTTGGAAAACCCTTCTGTCATATCGGTGAACATGAGGAAGAAGATCTTTTAAATGCAGTAGATTTACTTCAGGATTGTGCTAAGGTGTATGTATTGCAGATTGGTCAAGGAGCCGAAGAAGCACTGCTTGCCAGAGGAATCCAGCCTGTCATAGGAAGAGGCATCATTTTGGAGGTATTGGAAGACTGTGAGAAAGTGAAGAAGGAGGTACGGAAGGAATGATGGAAAAAAGGGTGAAGGAATTACATCCATGCTTCGGTCACGGTAAAAACAAAGGAAGGATTCATCTGCCTGTATGTCCCGGCTGTAATATTGAGTGTAATTTTTGTGATAGAAAAATCAACACATCTGAGAACAGACCAGGGGTGACCAGTGCAATACTTACTCCGACGGAGGCTTTGGATGCATTGAAAAGAGCCCTTGAGATATGCCCGGATATTACGGTGGCCGGAATCGCCGGACCGGGGGATACTCTAGCTTCAAATAATGCAATCAAAACCTTTCACTTAATTAAAGAGAAATATCCCGGGCTATTAAAATGTATGAGTACCAACGGTCTTCTTCTAAAGGAACGAGCGGATGAACTGATCGAACTTGGTATCGATACCTTAACTGTCACAGTCAACGCAGTGGATCCGAAAATCCAGGCAAAAGTCATATCTGGTATTTTTTATAACGGAAAACGTTATGAGGGTGAAGAGGCAGCAAGGATATTAATCGAGAATCAGCTGGAAGGAATACGTAAGGTATCAGCAGCCGGAATCACAGTAAAGGTAAATACAGTATTAATTATGGAGATTAACAGGAACCATATCAAAGATATAGCAAAAGCAGTTAGAGAAGCTGGTGCAAAGCTTTATAATATCATTCCCTTGATTCCACAGCACAAACTGAAGGACTGTGTGGAACCGGAATGTATCGATATTGACGGAGCAAGACGTGAAGCGGAGGAATACATAGAGGTATTCAGGCACTGCCAGCGTTGTAGGGCAGATGCTGTGGGAATACCAGGACAGAAGGATTATGGAGATCAAATTTATTTGAAAAGAATTAATCATAAGGATACTTTTTCCCATGGATAGAAAGAAATAATATCAATGTAATCTGAGTAATTGCGAAACTATACAATAGAAAGTACGCTTTGCGAACTTTCTGTTGTCATAAATAAAGGAGAATGAAATTAATGGCACAAAAACAATTAAGGCAAATTGCAATCTACGGTAAAGGAGGGATTGGAAAATCCACCACCACACAGAACCTGACATCGGCATTAGCAGAGGCCGGTAATAATGTCATGGTAGTTGGCTGTGATCCCAAGGCGGATTCGACTCGTTTGCTGTTAGGCTGTCTGCATCAGAAAACAGTGTTGGATACCCTAAGGGAAAAGGGAGAGAATATAAGTCTGGATGCTATTATGAAGGAAGGATTTAAAGGTACGAAATGTGTGGAATCAGGTGGACCGGAGCCCGGTGTGGGCTGTGCAGGAAGAGGAATTATCACCTCAGTAGGTCTTCTGGAACAGCTTGGAGCATATACGGATGATCTGGATTATGTATTCTATGATGTATTGGGGGATGTGGTATGCGGCGGTTTTGCTATGCCCATAAGAGAGGGCAAGGCAAAAGAAATATATATTGTTGCCAGTGGAGAAATGATGGCCCTGTATGCAGCTAATAACATTGCAAAAGGAATTCAAAAATACGCCTTAAAGGGCGGAGTACGTCTAGGAGGTATTATCTGCAACAGCCGTCGTGTAGACCGGGAAGAGGAGTTGCTGAGAGCATTCTCTAAGGAATTAGGGACTCAATTGATTTATTTTGTTCCCAGGGATAATATTGTACAGCATGCTGAAATCCGTAGAAAAACTGTGATTGAATACAATCCGGAGTCTATACAGGCAAGAGAATACAGACAGCTGGCAAAAGCGATTAAAGAAAATACTTATTTCACCATACCTACTCCTATGACGCAGGAAAGACTGGAAGAAATCCTATTAGAATATGGGTTGATGGATAACCTGAAGGACGATTACAGGATATAATCCAAAGAAGGAATCGAAGGCGAATGCTTAATATGCATGCAGGATTATGGCTTACCTCACACACAGACGGAAGTACATATCACTGATTTTGTATGAATCATAGACCCCCAATAGGTGGAACTAGAATAAAGTCAAACTATTGGGGGTCATATTATCAGGCGAACATGAATTTTCGCCTGATTCATACAAAATACAGCAATATGTTCTTCCGACAGTGTATTATGGTAAGCCATAATCCTGCATGCATATTAAGCATTCGCCCTTTTAGATTTAGAAAATTTCAAACATTAAACTGGGGAATTTTCTCAGAATATTGTGCGAAAGCCCTGAATTGATTATATAATGTGAAATATTATTAGATAATTACTTGATTCAATATTGTTTTTTATGTTATCATAAAAAATGTCTAAGGTTTTTAGGCTATTCTGGAATACCGTAATTGTACACTAGTTTGAGATAGGAGAGATCATCGTGATGAATAAATTAAACCTGAAAAGTAAATTCACAATATTCGCCACCACGTTGAAGGAAGTATTGATATCTTCACTACCTCTTGCAGTAATTATTATTATTGTCTGTGGTTTTATAGCACCTCTTGAAGAAAAATCAGATTATACGAAATTAATCGTTGGTTATATCAGTGTTGTAATAGGTCAAACACTTTTTTTGAACGGTTTAAACATAAGTATACTTCCCATAGGTAAACTGATAGGAGGATCGCTTATAAAGCTTAAGAAAGCAGCATATATTATATTCTTTGGACTTGTCTTCGGATTGCTTGCTACGGTTGCTGAACCAGCATTAACGGTTCTGGCTAAACAGACGAATATGATCATGCCAATAATCAATGACACCGTATTTATCTGGATTATGGGTATTGGTATCGGTGTTATGGTAGGCTTTTCGCTCTTTCGGATCATAAAGGATTTAAATATAAAGATTATATTTGCAATATTATATATTGTTACCTTTATAACGATTATATTTGTTCCTGATGAATTCATAGCTTTGGCCTTTGATGGTAGTGGGGCCACCACGGGAGACATTTCCGTTCCCTTTATACTGGCGATGGGTATGGGTGTATCCGTTACTATGTCGAAACACAAAGGCAATGATGACAGCTTTGGAATAATTGGTCTGGCTTCAGTTGGTCCCATTCTTTCCTTAGCGATCTATGGAATTATATTGAATTTGAAGCATCACGGAGTACTTCCGGCAGAGCAGTTATATGATCCCGGTACGATAGGCTCTATTAACGAAATCATATCCGGTAACTTACGAGGAGTAATACTGGCGCTATTGCCGGTAATCCTTGTGTTTTTGCCATTTCAATTCTTTCTGATTAAACAACCAAAAAAGGAATTCATAACGATTCTACTTGGTTCTATTGTAGTATTTGCAGGTTTACTTATTTTCCTTTCAGGGATTGATTACGGATTTGCATTTGCAGGTAAATACATAGGAGAAGTTTTCCTGGATCCATCCAAACCGGAATGGTTCAGGTGGTTACTACTTCTCATAGGATTTATTCTGGGCGCAGCAATCACCCTGTCGGAGCCTGCTGTTACAGTGTTGGGTGAACAGCTGGAAGAACTAACAAACGGTCATATTAGTAAGACATCGATTCGCATGACTTTGGCAATCGGAATCGGATTTGCTTCTTTACTGGCCATGCTGAAAATATTAACAGAGATTAATATTCTGTGGTTTTTAGTTCCACTCTATGGGATAGCACTTATCATGATGCTGTTCACGCCAAAGCTTTTTGTAGGACTGGCTTTTGATTCGGGAGGTGTATCCGGTGGAGCACTTACCTCTGCTTTTCTAACGCCTCTTACCCTTGGAGTAGCCCAAGCGGTTGCCACTACATCTACCCATGTAAAACAATCAATTTTAATTAATGGCTTTGGAATTATTGCATTTATTTCAGTAACTCCATTGATCGCTGTACAGTTCCTGGGTATCGTGTATGATATCAATATAAAGAGAGCAAATACCACTCTTGATTATGCAGAGAGTATTGATTTAGAAGAGCTGGCATTACTGGCGGACAGTGTTGATACAGTGAATATGTATGAAGATGAGAATGAATTGGTTGTAGTAAATATAGAAAATCAACCATTGATTAATGATATAAATGATGATATAAATGATGATATAAGCGTAAACATATATAATGATACAAAAGATGACAAAGATGATGACATAAAAGTTGATCTAGAAGAAGATAAAAAGAATACAATATTTACTGGTCTAGAAAAAGACGAAAAGAGTAGAATAAATGACGAAATACATGATGACCTATAAGATGACGAATGAGATAGCATATTATAACGTTATGGGTGAGTGCTACTGATGAATTATTTTGATAATGTTAATTCGGAGTAGTATGATTAAGGAGGAAAATATATCTTGTCAGAAGCAAAATATGGTGTTGATTATTTGACCTTAATTACGGGTAGAAATAAAAAAGATGAAATATTAAAATTCTTACTTAGTTCAGGATGCCACTTAATTGATTTGGTTTACGCCAAAGGTTCAGTGAAAACAGGATATTTTAAAGATATGCTGGGTTTAGTTCCTGAGGAAAAGAAAATCATGATTACATGTTTAATTGCAGGAAATCTAACGGATCATTTACTCGAACAATTAGTGAAGCAATTTAACTTTGATAAACCGAATACCGGGATCGCTTTTGTAGTTCCGGTTGACCGGTTGACTGTTTAGGAGGATAGCAATGATTAATACTAATATGAAAGCCTTATATATCGTTATTAATGCGGGCTTTGCTGAGCAAGTGGTGGAATATATTCGCACAATGGGATCTACTGGAGCAACTATTATAAATGCTCGTGGAGTAAGCTCCATGCAGAAAGAAATCATGGGGATTAGTGTAGATAGAGAAAAAGAGATCGTATTAACGATTATCGAGAGTGATAAAGCGGATACCATTATGGAGGCTGTAAAGCAGAATACTGTATTCAAGACGGAGGGCCATGGCATTTGCTTCACCTTACCGGTAATTAAAACAGTTGGTATTAATACAGGAAATATAAATCAGCAGTAACAGTTAAGATACTCAGATGGGAGAAAAATTCCGACAGAGTAGGAGATATTTACGAAATCATAATGAAAATAACGTTGACTTCCGTAATAGTATTAAGTATAATATGTGGAAGATAAGGGAGTAGTTAACACTATTTGATGGTGTAATAAA
The nucleotide sequence above comes from Variimorphobacter saccharofermentans. Encoded proteins:
- the nifH gene encoding nitrogenase iron protein, yielding MAQKQLRQIAIYGKGGIGKSTTTQNLTSALAEAGNNVMVVGCDPKADSTRLLLGCLHQKTVLDTLREKGENISLDAIMKEGFKGTKCVESGGPEPGVGCAGRGIITSVGLLEQLGAYTDDLDYVFYDVLGDVVCGGFAMPIREGKAKEIYIVASGEMMALYAANNIAKGIQKYALKGGVRLGGIICNSRRVDREEELLRAFSKELGTQLIYFVPRDNIVQHAEIRRKTVIEYNPESIQAREYRQLAKAIKENTYFTIPTPMTQERLEEILLEYGLMDNLKDDYRI
- the cysK gene encoding cysteine synthase A; translated protein: MSLKVVDNLTELIGDTPILRPRKIEKLAGLSEETKLLLKLEYFNPLGSVKDRIAIAMVEDAEKQGLLNKDSVIIEPTSGNTGVGLAFVAAAKNYKLILTMPDTMSMERRTLLSALGAELVLTPGAEGMRGAVRKAEELQYQIPNSIILQQFNNPANPSIHYVTTGVEIWEATEGKVDIVVAGVGTGGTITGAGRYLKEKNPDIKVVAVEPAGSPVLSGGVPGPNRIQGIGAGFVPKVLDLSLVDEIFKVKDEQAFDTSRTLAREEGLLVGISSGAAAYAAAQIARRSENNGKVIVAILPDTGERYLSTALFSDSNIEKSRYWYSIR
- a CDS encoding DUF1538 domain-containing protein; this translates as MNKLNLKSKFTIFATTLKEVLISSLPLAVIIIIVCGFIAPLEEKSDYTKLIVGYISVVIGQTLFLNGLNISILPIGKLIGGSLIKLKKAAYIIFFGLVFGLLATVAEPALTVLAKQTNMIMPIINDTVFIWIMGIGIGVMVGFSLFRIIKDLNIKIIFAILYIVTFITIIFVPDEFIALAFDGSGATTGDISVPFILAMGMGVSVTMSKHKGNDDSFGIIGLASVGPILSLAIYGIILNLKHHGVLPAEQLYDPGTIGSINEIISGNLRGVILALLPVILVFLPFQFFLIKQPKKEFITILLGSIVVFAGLLIFLSGIDYGFAFAGKYIGEVFLDPSKPEWFRWLLLLIGFILGAAITLSEPAVTVLGEQLEELTNGHISKTSIRMTLAIGIGFASLLAMLKILTEINILWFLVPLYGIALIMMLFTPKLFVGLAFDSGGVSGGALTSAFLTPLTLGVAQAVATTSTHVKQSILINGFGIIAFISVTPLIAVQFLGIVYDINIKRANTTLDYAESIDLEELALLADSVDTVNMYEDENELVVVNIENQPLINDINDDINDDISVNIYNDTKDDKDDDIKVDLEEDKKNTIFTGLEKDEKSRINDEIHDDL
- a CDS encoding radical SAM protein: MMEKRVKELHPCFGHGKNKGRIHLPVCPGCNIECNFCDRKINTSENRPGVTSAILTPTEALDALKRALEICPDITVAGIAGPGDTLASNNAIKTFHLIKEKYPGLLKCMSTNGLLLKERADELIELGIDTLTVTVNAVDPKIQAKVISGIFYNGKRYEGEEAARILIENQLEGIRKVSAAGITVKVNTVLIMEINRNHIKDIAKAVREAGAKLYNIIPLIPQHKLKDCVEPECIDIDGARREAEEYIEVFRHCQRCRADAVGIPGQKDYGDQIYLKRINHKDTFSHG
- a CDS encoding P-II family nitrogen regulator, which gives rise to MSEAKYGVDYLTLITGRNKKDEILKFLLSSGCHLIDLVYAKGSVKTGYFKDMLGLVPEEKKIMITCLIAGNLTDHLLEQLVKQFNFDKPNTGIAFVVPVDRLTV
- a CDS encoding NifB/NifX family molybdenum-iron cluster-binding protein, with protein sequence MSYRIAIGTIDGVEVTEHFGQGKSFQILEIDQQSDEIRLLGSIEVVHSEHCGSGHDENLIQEKIQAFLDWNVIAVIVKQIGPRSERMVTKNGIEVLVFSGKIADGLDKIKKFYKRRIF
- a CDS encoding nitrogenase component 1, with product MPKLLTENLKYNYLSADEPPVRDERVGGCIAYCGSCSSFQGDFKSGCAQAQNRKFSQSGGCQLGLALGIINSLSNVITIVHSPLGCCSGLAGMAGVRNSNRASRGLTTEDQTFIHTNMDELDVVNGGIDKLTRAILYADKEYHPEVIAIVNGCVPGIIGDDIDSVVRELEPQISARLVPVHCEGFKSRFVSSGYDAANHGILKYLIRDPKEYPQLTEDAQIKYDFAKKYRISKTVNIFNVGSNSNGDEVELSRLVSALGLIPRVVPLNASVDVLDHLGEAALNVSICATHDDYILGHLKERYGTEYILDVLPIGINCTNTWVRKIAAHFHLEKEAEKLIEQENKELKEAIAPFVEILKGKKIFVGGGETRILTTADFYHSIGMELVGVKAHNVDRFVENLLQDIDNPDLVVEVAAGQPAEELNVLSHLKPDIYIGHVGANGWVTKLGIPNIPLFGMNINYMGYSGAFELARRAARALKNTNFSKNISRYIGHPLTEEWMNLDPKDNMIQGDLF
- a CDS encoding NifB/NifX family molybdenum-iron cluster-binding protein; this encodes MRIAVASSDGIVINTHFGRANTFYIYESLGGVIRFMEKRFGKPFCHIGEHEEEDLLNAVDLLQDCAKVYVLQIGQGAEEALLARGIQPVIGRGIILEVLEDCEKVKKEVRKE
- a CDS encoding P-II family nitrogen regulator, whose translation is MINTNMKALYIVINAGFAEQVVEYIRTMGSTGATIINARGVSSMQKEIMGISVDREKEIVLTIIESDKADTIMEAVKQNTVFKTEGHGICFTLPVIKTVGINTGNINQQ